CTGGGAATGACGTGGCCCTCACCCCGCCCGAACCGCTCGCCGAGCATCACGACATCAGCGGCTTCAACTGCGGCATCGCCTCACTGGATGACTGGCTGAGGCGCCGGGCCCGCGCCAACCAGGCCGGCGGCGCGACCCGTACCTTCGTTGTGACCGAAAGCGGCCGCGTCGTCGCCTATTACGCCATCGCTTCCGGCGCCATCAGCCCGAACGGCACCTCCGGCCGCTTCCGCCGCAACATGCCCGACCCGATCCCCGTCGCCGTCCTCGCCCGCCTCGCAATCGCCACCAGCGCCCAGGGACAAGGCCTCGGCCGCGCCCTCTTCCGCGACGCCACCCTCCGCATCCTGAACGCAGCCGAAACGCTGGGGATCAGAGGCATCGTGGTGCATGCCATCTCCGACCAGGCCAAAGCCTTCTACCTCGCCCTCGGCTTCGAAGCCTCGCCGCTCGATCCGATGACGCTGATGGTCACGCTCAAGGATGTGAGAGCGGTATTATAGAAATTGAGTAATCAATCTATAATTTTTTAGATTTTTGATATAATTTGACAATAATATTTAGAAATATACTTAAGAAGTATAAATATTGCCTACAATTGAGTAAAATATAAAATAACAAAATTCGTCATTTTGTCCAATTTTGTGCTGATATCGCGGGATGTTTCGAAGCAATAGCAGGAATTTACACCGCCCGCTCGCGGACTTCAGTAGAAAATTTATTTGTGGTCGGACTCGCCATGGCTCCATCTTATTTGGGAGTTGGAGCCTTCGGCAAACCCGGGGCGATTCACATCATCGAAGCCTGCTTCCGGCGGATGAAGCAGACCGGGCTCGAGGTCCGGCCGATGTATCACTGGAGCCCGCGCCGGATCGAGGCGCATGTCCGGCTCTGCGTCCTTGCCCTGCAGATACAGCGCTCGGCGGAGTTGCGCTGCGGCCTTCCCTGGGCGCGGATCGCCCACATCCTAGCCGGCCTCAAGGCGGTCCGCTATCAGATCGCCGGCCGGACTATTGTTCAGCGCACGAAAATCAGCCCCGAAGCTGCCGAGATCCTGAAAAACCTCGGAATATCAAAGCCAAAGAAGCTGCTTACAGTCATCGAGCCGCCGCAGGCCAAGGCCGCCTCATAGATACACGCCCTGATTCCGTATCGAAAATCCGCCGGAAAATAGACAGACTTTCCTCACGTCTGCCTCATGAACGCGAACCCGGGCGTGACTGAGCGCCTTAACCTCGTTAATCGGCAGATCAAGACTGTCCTACAGCGGATCGATGGTCTGGTCGAACAACTTGCCGGACCGGAGACCGAGCCGGGGCAAGATACCGAGCAGCGCGACGCGGCAATCCTGCGCTCCTTGCCGGGGGTGGGAAGGATTGTCCTCGCCACGCTGCTCGCGGAGGCTCATCAAGCCCTCCAGGCGCGAGATTACCAGGCTTTGCGCACCTTGACCGGTGTGGCCCCGGTCATGAAGCGGAGCGGCAGATCCTGTCGTGTGGAGATGCGTCAGGCATGTTCTGGCCGCCCGCGAACCGTCGTCTATCACTGGGCCCGCGTCGCCACCCAGCACGACGCCCGCAGTCGCAGCCGCTACGCCGCCCTCCGAGGACGTGGCCACTCTCACGGCCCCGCCCTCAGAACCGTTGCCGATCGCCTGCTGGGCATTGCATGCGTCATGCTCACCAACCGAACCATGTTCGATCCCGAGAAGATGCCCACCGATCGCCCAAAATCAGCTTGATCATTGGTGGGGAGCCCCCCCCCCCCCCCCTTAGTCATGGCAATAGGTACGGAACCTAGGGGGTATGCTGAACCGGACACACTGCTACGGGATATATAGATGTCTTGTATATTGAGCAATTCTCGTAATTGACTGTAACGCCATAATGTGCTGGCAATTCGCGATCATTTTTTATTTCTGCGGCATCCGTCAAATAATATATATTCTTGTAATCAAGGAGAGGCCTTAGATACTTTTTCTGAAACTTCTGGGTTATTCCGAGATGTTCTGGTAATCCGATGATCCTGTCATCAAGCGGAAAATAGGGAAGTATAAACCCTAACGGACGAAAACCAACAATTAAAAGAGCATTGTTGTATGACTTAAATTCTCTCTTACTTGCGCCAAAGTATGACGAAGAGAATGCCTCACGACCCCAGTTAGAATCAGGCAAGCTATAGGCCGCGGCTGTGGCCACAAGTAAGGCTGCAGCCACATAGGTCATGCTGTGATGTCGCCAATGCATGATTAATCTGCCCCATCGAACCAGCAGGACCAAGAGAATAGTTGGGAAAATCATTTCAGCGGCAGCAAAATATCGATAATATGAAAATACTTCTTCCCAAACAAAGAAAGATCCAGCAAAAAAACTAAGAACAAAAAATATATCATATAGTTCATTATTCTTGATTTTTTTGAAATATAAATACAATAATATTGATGGAGAAATTATAAAATAAAGAGCAGGGAAAATTGTTCTAAATGGAATTTCCATGCCTATTATATGTTGTTGATTTGGTTTCGGATGATGACGAACAACAAATTCGAATGGCAAAGTAATATATCCAATTAAATTTTGAGGAAACCAACGCTCATCACGAATCGCATAGTTGCCAATATATGGAGAATGAAATATATTATTAAAATACGGAAATATAGGGTTTTTGTACGTCAGAAAAAGTAAATATCCTATATTAAAATATAATAAAACGAATCCAGATAAAAATGAAAAACAGAATATAGTTTCAACTATGACGAGTCGACGAATATTAAATTTGTATCGATAGAGGGTGGTCAGAATGAAAGCGAAAACAAAGCCAACTGCATAGATCATGTTGGTGAATTTTAATCCGGCCACAAAGCCCACAAGGAGCCCGGCGAAGAAAAGGTATATCAGTCTATCCCGCTCCTGACTGATCAATGAAAAAAAAATTGCAAGTATAATGGGTGAAGCGAGTAAGGTATCACCCATAGTGCCCCCAATTTCTGACCAAAAAATGGGACCAATAATCGCTGATATTGCCGCGACAGATGATAGGATAAGCCGCGTACGAATATTGTATATTTTGAGTAGATGAAAGCAGAGCAGCCAAGCAGCAGAAATTCCTAATGATTGAAATCCGGCGATAATTAGATTTACCGTCAATGGAGCAAAATTTTTAATAAGTAAATAATAGAAGAAATTTAATCTAGGGTCTAGATATGATTGTTCTGTGCATAGAGAGTCTTGTATCAATTTTCCATGCGCCCAAAGATACCCATTGTAGAAATGATAATTCAAGAGGTCCCAATTGATGTCGGCGCCGAGTGACCTAGCAATTATGCACACAACCGCTGCATTCGTTAAAAGAACAGTCATGCCGATTATCACGGAGGCAACCGGGCGAATCCGACCAAACGAAACGGTAATTCGATGCATGCTGTCTCCCAGTGCTCTCGTCCTGACTGAAGGTCGGACTGAAAAATGATAGTTGAACGATTTTAGTAGGTTATGATTCAGTTCGTTTGCGATGACGAGCGGAGACACGATGGCCTAGACTAAAATCGCCCGGCAACGATATTGCAGGGCCGAATTGCGCTACGCAAGAGACCTCACCGATGCCGAATGGGCCTTCATTGAACCGTTAGAGCGGCTTTCGACCGGTCTGAATCGCGAGGGATTCCCATTGGCGTTGATTTCTGATTCAGAATCGGTGCTGGTGAAGGAGGCCGGCATGGATGGGCCAACCACTATCGATGGATCTTCGTCGGCGGCTTTTGGCGGCGATTGATGAGGGGATGAGTTGCCGGGCAGCGGCAGCCCGCTTTGGAGTGGCGCCGGCGACGGCAATCCGCTGGCGAGCGCAGCGTCGCGATACCGGCAGCTTTGCTCCGAAGCCTCAGGGTGGCGACACGCGCTCACGTCGGGTTGAGGAACGGCGGGCGGACATTCTCGCAATCTGGGAAACGCGTAAGGACATCTCGCTTGCAGAGCTGCGCCTGGCGCTGATCGAGGTCGGCTTGCACGTCTCGGTGGCCGGGCTTCACCGCTTCTTCATCGGCAGTGTCAGGAATTCCGTGTATGGGCGGCGGTTGAACATCAGGCCGCCAGGGCTCTTACGAAGCGATCGCCGAAGATGACGGCGAACTGAGCCTTTGCCATAGCCCATTCTCGAGGTGGCATCACCCACTCTTTTTCGGATCGGTTCAGGATCAGATAGAGCAGCTTGGCCGCGGCCTCATCGCTGGGGAAATGGCCGCGCGCGCGGATGGCCCGGCGCAGCTTGGAATTCAAAGCTTCTATGGCGTTCGTTGTATAAATGATCCGACGAACGTCGCCCGGAAAGCCGAAGAAAGGGATGACTTCCTGCCATACCCGGCGCCAGCTCTGGCCGATGGCGGGGTATTTCTGGCCCCATGGACCGGCCTCGAAATCGGCGAGAGCGGCCTCGGCGGCCCTGGCATCAACGGCCCGGTAGATGTCCTTGAGGGCGGTGGCCACCGCCTTGCGGTCCTTGTAGGACACGAAATCCATCGAATTCCGGAGCAGATGGACGATGCAGGTCTGCACGATCGTCTCGGGAAAGACGGCCGTGATCGCCTCCGGGAACCCCTTGAGGCCATCGACCACCGCCAGCAGGATGTCCTCGACGCCGCGGTTCTTCAGCTCGTTCATCACGCGCAGCCAGAATTTGGCGCCTTCGTTCTGCTCGATCCACATCCCGAGTACGACCTTCGTCCCGTCGGCCATAACCCCCAGCGCGATATGGATCGCCTTGTTGCGGACCTCGCCCTCGTCGCGGATCTTCACCCGGATGGCATCGAAGAATACCAGCGGATAGACCGGGTCCAGCGGACGCTGCTGCCAGGATGTCACCTCGTCCAGAACCGCATCGGTGATCGTGCTGATCAGCTCCGCCGAGGCATCCATGCCGTAGATCTCGCGCAGATGTTCCGCGATCTCCCGGGTGCTCATCCCCCGCGCATACATCGAGATGATCTTGTCATCGAAGCCTGGAAACCGGCGCTGGCATTTGGCGATCAGCTGCGGATCAAAGCTACCCGCACGGTCTCGCGGGATCGCAATCTCGATCTTCCCCGTGCCGGTCGACACCGACTTGCGGCCATAGCCGTTGCGGCTGTTCTCCGCCTCCGCTTCGTCGCTCAGATGGTAATCCATCTCCGCGCTCAGGGCCCGCTCCGCCAGAGCCTTCTTCAGCGCGTTCACCAGATCCCCGGAATTCAGCGCTGCCCCCGCGTCTCCCCCAGCCAGAAGCTGGTCCAGCAATTCGTCCGGGATCGCCGGCGCTCTCCGTCGTGCCATATGGGTCTTCCTTTCTACCCACTATGCCACTCACACACGAAATTCAGCACACTGCCTCTTCATCCGCCGCGGCATGACGCGTAAAAAAAGACAGGCCACGCCATCGAGCAGGATCGCCCCGATATCCTGAAACAGCGCCAGGACTGGTTCGATAGCCAGTTCGATCTGGACCCGGATCGCCTCGTCTTTATCGACGAAACCTGGACCGCCACCAACATGACCCGCAGCCATGGCCGCTGCGCCAGGGGCGAACGTCTGCGGATGGGCTTCCCACACGGTCACCGCAAGACCACCACGTTGGTGGCGGGGCTGCGCATGACCGGGATGGTCGCGCCGATGGTGCTGGACGGCCCCCTCAACGGCGACTGGTTCGAGGCATATGTCACCAAAGTTCTCACACCCGAACTGCGGCCCGGCGACGTGGTCATCATGGACAATCTGTCGAGCCACAAGCGTGACGCGGTGCGTGAACGGATCGAAGCGGCCGGCGCAACCCTGCGCTTCCTCCCGCCCTATAGTCCCGACTTCAATCCGATCGAGAAGGCGTTCGCGCGGCTCAAGGCCATCCTCAGAAAGATCGGAGAGCGAACCGTCTCCGGCCTATGGGACCTGATCGGCAGGCTCGTCGACAGCTTCCAGCACCGCGAATGCGCCAACTACTTCAGCTCATGCGGATATGACCCGGAATGATCGGAATACGCTCTAATGCCGACGCCGTCGCAACGGGGGTTGTTAGTGTTTGAATCGCGCCGA
This genomic interval from Acidiphilium multivorum AIU301 contains the following:
- a CDS encoding GNAT family N-acetyltransferase, whose protein sequence is MALTPPEPLAEHHDISGFNCGIASLDDWLRRRARANQAGGATRTFVVTESGRVVAYYAIASGAISPNGTSGRFRRNMPDPIPVAVLARLAIATSAQGQGLGRALFRDATLRILNAAETLGIRGIVVHAISDQAKAFYLALGFEASPLDPMTLMVTLKDVRAVL
- a CDS encoding transposase, whose protein sequence is MNANPGVTERLNLVNRQIKTVLQRIDGLVEQLAGPETEPGQDTEQRDAAILRSLPGVGRIVLATLLAEAHQALQARDYQALRTLTGVAPVMKRSGRSCRVEMRQACSGRPRTVVYHWARVATQHDARSRSRYAALRGRGHSHGPALRTVADRLLGIACVMLTNRTMFDPEKMPTDRPKSA
- a CDS encoding IS256 family transposase produces the protein MARRRAPAIPDELLDQLLAGGDAGAALNSGDLVNALKKALAERALSAEMDYHLSDEAEAENSRNGYGRKSVSTGTGKIEIAIPRDRAGSFDPQLIAKCQRRFPGFDDKIISMYARGMSTREIAEHLREIYGMDASAELISTITDAVLDEVTSWQQRPLDPVYPLVFFDAIRVKIRDEGEVRNKAIHIALGVMADGTKVVLGMWIEQNEGAKFWLRVMNELKNRGVEDILLAVVDGLKGFPEAITAVFPETIVQTCIVHLLRNSMDFVSYKDRKAVATALKDIYRAVDARAAEAALADFEAGPWGQKYPAIGQSWRRVWQEVIPFFGFPGDVRRIIYTTNAIEALNSKLRRAIRARGHFPSDEAAAKLLYLILNRSEKEWVMPPREWAMAKAQFAVIFGDRFVRALAA